Proteins from a genomic interval of Asterias rubens chromosome 16, eAstRub1.3, whole genome shotgun sequence:
- the LOC117301026 gene encoding actin-binding Rho-activating protein-like → MAESDDSENESTTTSGQCGQIQNRIAAWKAVEQKHKDKQLINPFSEWEGASTRQKLRPDDPEYAHPVSGSMTAMRGQAAGQRISGEIQNLIRVIRNVGQKSNDDGLYRVTFGKLFEVYVTISNKLVGILLRARKQGQVQFEGEMLWQGKDDRVVITLLSTSEEENS, encoded by the coding sequence ATGGCCGAGTCGGACGATTCTGAAAATGAGAGTACCACCACTAGCGGCCAGTGCGGACAGATCCAAAACAGAATTGCAGCCTGGAAAGCTGTAGAGCAGAAACACAAAGACAAGCAACTCATAAATCCCTTTTCAGAATGGGAAGGGGCATCAACTCGCCAAAAGCTTCGTCCAGATGATCCCGAATACGCACACCCCGTTTCTGGGAGTATGACCGCCATGCGAGGGCAGGCTGCTGGACAACGCATCTCGGGCGAAATCCAAAATCTAATCCGTGTCATTCGGAATGTCGGACAGAAAAGCAATGACGATGGATTGTATCGGGTGACGTTTGGGAAACTTTTTGAGGTGTATGTTACAATCTCGAACAAGCTGGTGGGAATTTTACTGCGTGCGCGGAAACAAGGACAAGTTCAATTTGAAGGAGAGATGCTCTGGCAGGGAAAAGATGATCGTGTGGTTATAACACTTCTGAGTACCTCGGAGGAAGAAAACAGTTAA